The region CACAGGAATTTACTGATATACTAGAATGGCATGATTATGTAAAAAACCTATCAGGAAAGATATTAAGTGGAAAAGAAGAAGGGTTCACTATTGAAATGGAAAGAAGAGATTTTGAAAATATAGCAAACTTCTCATGCATTCCTTGGGTTGACTTTGATATGATTACAAACTGTGCTGTAAATGGTCAGGCAATACAACCTTTGATAACTTGGGGAAAAGTTAACGAAAAATATGAAATGAGCATATCAATTACTGTAAGCCATATTTTTGTTAATGGACGTGAACTTGGATATTTCTATGAAAATGCTCAAAAAGAATTTAATAAATTCTAATACTTCTATTTTTTTATATTGTCCAAATATTCATGCGCCAAAATATCTTTTAAAACCAACATTGCGTCTTCTTGTGAATAATCATAATTATCCTGCAATTCATCAAGCATTTGTCTGATTCTTTTTGCATATGATTCAATATCCACTTCCTTTTGATATTTAGTTAATATTGGATATTTACTGCTCCAAACTTCAGTCCAATCAACATCTTTTTGATTTTCATCAGTTACATCATTAATTATTTTAGTAATTTTATCCATAATCACACCTAAATTCTACACTTAAAATCCATTTCATCAATAATTTTTTGCAAATATTTCTTTTTCAAGACGAATTCCCTTCTATTAACCAATCTATCAGAATTTGGTTGAGAAACTTTTTCATTTAATCGCGAAGCGCCCAAATATTGAGTATCCCCTTCAGTCAATTTATGCAATTCATCTGAATCAATGGCTTTTTTAATATAGTAATAATCATTAAACAATACATCAAAGTCATTGCTTAGATAATAGAATTCCAAATCTGTTATAATCCCATCTTTATACCAGATGATTAAAATTGATTCATATTTAAATAATTCAGAAAAAGAAATCAAATTAAAATAGTCAATATCGGCAAGTTTAAATTTAGATGCAGGATATCTTTTGCCACAATGTTTAGTATAATACTCCAAAGGAGCTATAAAAAAAGAAAATGAATCATTTAAAGGAATATCAGAAATATTTTTACCCAATAATTCCTCAAATGAATTCATATTAACCAGTTATTCTTTATCGAGTGCAGGAATTCCGGTAATTCTTAAACCACCATAGTGGGATTTGTATTTGATATTTAATCCTATTAACAATGGAGTTATTTTTTCGATAATTCTTGCTTTTTCTAAAATACCACAATCAACTGTTTTGATTCCAGGTATTTTATCGATGATTTCAGCTGCAATTACTTTAGACTCATTATCGTCACCTGCAATTAAGCAGTCACATTCAATGTCTTCAGGGATGTTTGCAAGGTGAGAGTTTGAGATGTTACAGAATGCACAGATTACTTTTGCACCAGTTCCTTCTAAAATGGAGGCAGTTCTTTCAGCAGCAGATCCTTCCATCAAATCAATAAATCTGGATGGTTTTCCACCAATAGCTGTTTCAAGAGGTACAGTTGCATCCATGACAATTTTATCTTTACAGAATTCTTTGATTCCTTCAATAGTAGGTTTTTGAGCAACTAATGGGACGGTGATAATTAATACATTGCCTGCTTTTGCAGCATCTTCATTTGCCATACCAGTCATGTTTAAGTCATAATCAGCCAATTCTTCTTTAGTATTTGCAACTATATCTAATGCTTTTTCTTCTTTTCTGGAACCAACGATAACTTCAACGCCTTCAATTGCTAATCTTTTAGCAATTCCAAGTCCCTGAGGTCCAGTTCCTCCAATTATACTAACAATCATATTATCACCTATTTTTTATCATAAAGTAATCCACCAACAAATATTAAATATTCAGGTAGCTTACCATCATGAGCATAAAGTATTTTATACCCAAATAAGTCTTCAATAGTTTTATCTACATCAGCACCTAATCCTTCAATTGCATATCTCATTTTTACAGGCATTTTACAAGGCATTCCAAATTCCCTTGTACATCTCATACAAAGATTACATTTACCCATATACAAACCTAGAGCATCTTCATTTTCAAGCACATAAATGTCATTCATTAATCTGCCTTTTACACGTTCAAATCTTTTTAAAATAAACTCCAATTCTTGCTCTTCAAAAGTATGATCAAGTTCTTCTTGGGAAAATTCAATTTTAAAAGCAATAATCTTAAGTTTGTTATATGATTTCCAGAATTCATCTACATCAAAGTCATATGGAGGATAATTCCAGTTATATCCTACTTTCTCCTGTTCATCAATGCAGAGTTTTGAAAATTTTTCAAAATCAACATACTTCTCAAAGTATTCATCGACATCAACATCTGCAGTCAACTTTATAATCTCAGACATGATTAATAATATGAAAAAAATATATTATAAAAGTTTCTAATTTATTTATATTGAAACTTTATTTTTGTTCAAATAAATTCAAATAAAGTCTAAAAAAATAAGTAAAATAACATTTTTTGTAAAAAATATATATACAAAAAAATAGAATGATAAAAATTATAAAAAAGTAGAGATTAATTAAAATAATCCCTGTGTTTTCTTAAATAGTAATTAACATATATGTATCCAATAACAGAACCGACAGCCATTCCACAAACAATACCTGCGTAAATTCCAACATCTAACATGTGGAAACCAAATGCAAACAATGCTGCAAATAGTATTTCCAGAATAAATGATCTTAAAACTGTTAATAATAATGACAATCCGCCTTTACCCATTGATTGGAATATGTTTCCTGCAAGTACACCCAAAGGCATAAGCAACAAGAAGAAACTTAATATACGTAATGCCTCAACAAGTCTTGGCCCTAAAACTGAACTGTCTGCGGAATATGAGAATATAAATGATAAAGGTTCTGCAAATATAAACAAACATGCACAGATAATAGTTGATGCAATCAACCCTAATTTAGCACCATAAGTAAGTGCAGTTTTTAGATTTTCATAGTTTTTAGCACCATAAGCTGCACCACCTACAGTCAGTGCTGCAATACCAATACCTAATGATGGAGATATTCCCAAAGCAATCAATCTCCATGTAGCAGTATATGCTGCAACTGCGATTGTACCAGACAATAAAGTCAACCAGTAGTTCATTAATATTGAAACAAAAGATATAATGAACTGTTCCAAACTGGCAGGAATACCTACAATCAAAATATCCTTATATATGGTTAGATTGGTCTTATATTCACTCATTTTCACTTCTAAAAAGCTATCCCTTTTTACAAACATCCAATATATCATCAAAAGCATTGGAATTGTTCCGGCAATAACAGTAGCAAGTGCTGCTCCTGCAACACCCCAATTGAGTACATAAATGAAAATAGGATCTAAAATCATATTTATGATACCGGTAAACATTAATGGATATGATGCACGTTTGATTTCACCCTGTGATCTGAATATAGCAGACATCATTGCAGGCAAAAATATTGAAAATATACCTAAAATAACAATACTACCATATGCCATTGATGCATCAATAACATCTCCTGCACCAATCATCAATAACAATGGTTTTAATATTATCAAAATAACGATTGTTGCAATGATAGTTACAATAATACTTAGCATTATGGAATGAATTGCACTGTTTCCAGCACCATGATAATCCTCAGCACCAATACACCTTGCAATTAGACTATTTGAACCAGCACCCAAACCGTTTGCAAGCCCAACCATCGCTAAAAACAATGGAGTCATGAATCCAACAGCAGCAAGAGGTCCAGGACCTAAACCTGAAACCCAAATACCATCAATAATATTGTTAAGCATTAAAAATAAGTTACTTATAATGATAGGTAATGCTAACTTATTAATTGCCTTTTTTGGATGGTTTACAATTAAATCAATATCTTCAGTTTTGTTATCGTTCATAGAATCATCTTATAATGTGCTGTCCAGGATGGATAAAATCATCTAAAAATTCATCACTTGCAATATCTTTGAGTTCAATGAATTCATAAGTGTTAATAATGTTCTTTTTAAGGTTTTTACCAACTTTAATAAGTCCAATATGTTCCTGAGTAAAAATATGCTCAATTAAGCCTACAGCATTATTGAAATCTCTTTTTTGCATGTGAACCAAGAAATCATCCTGAATATAACAGTTTTCACGGCCATACTTTTTGACAAAATTTTCACATGCCTTATTGAAAAATACTTTAGGACCTACATTAACTTTAACATCATTTAAAGTTGATGACGCCATTTCCAGTAATATTACACATGTTAAAAGTTCATCACTCCAATAGTCTGCCTTAAAAACATTGAATTCATCGTCATTTAATTTGCGTTCAAGAGCTTCAGTTGTCTTTTTAAGCTGAGGATGAAGAGTATCAAGAGGGATATCCGGAATATTAAATTTAATAGCTATTATATCACTGTTTCTTCTATTGAATTCCTCAATTAAATCATCTTTATTTAAATTTCTGGTTAATGGATAAAAATAGTCTTTTTTATTATCTGAAAATATATAATTGCGTGCAGATTGAATAAATTCAGACAACTTATTAAGTCTAAGAGCAGCCCCAACATTACGGTTCATATCTGTTGGATCAATGACAATCAACGGATCATTGAACAATTTGGAAGTTCCATAATTCATTAAATCAATGCTATGACCATATTGCCATTTGATAGCTTCTTTTAAAGTGTTTTCAAAAGTTCCATAATGAATAATTAGCAATTCGCAAAGATAACCTGCAAAACCACCAACCTTAAATTCAGACCCATATGTCCCAGTCATTGCCATGAAACGTTTGAGGAGTAAAACTTCGTCTTCCTGACCTTCTTTTAAGTTAGCCTTAACAAAACGAGTATGGAGAATTGTCCTATCAACTGCAGACTTGAGTTGACTTCCATCTTCAATTGCATAACATGGAACGATATCAACTTCACATCCTTCAATATGAGTGGTTACATAAGGATGTGATGCAAAATGATGCTCAGGAATACTTTTAAATTCTTCGCAGCATTTGTGAGCCAAATCAAGGCCAATTTCCTTTAAAAATTTCTTATCAGTATCCAGTGGAAATGCTATAAAAATATCAATATCAGATTTGCCCTTAAGAACTGTGTGCTTAGCAACAGAACCTACCAAATTAACTTTAGCACCAATGTCGCTTTCATCACATAATAATTGTAAAAAAGTAATTATCCTTGATGAAACGTTATCAATTTCTTTTGTTTCAACAGGAGTTGGTTTTATATCTTTTAATATTAAACTATAATCCATGAAATCACAATTCAAATACTTTTAAATCTTCATAAATTGGTCCAGAAGGAGTTAAGGTAGATTTCTTTAAAGTAATGTTTGCAACTGTCATCTCACCAATTTCAATATTACTAAATTCTTCAATAGCTGATTTAACTTGATTTTTGTTTTTAGCGGATTTCATACGTCCAATAGTCAAGTGTGTTGAGAATCGTTTATCTTTATCAAAACCTAATTTAACAAACTCGCTGTCAAGTTTGTCATGCAATTCCTTGATAATTGAATCCTCATCAATTCCCACCCAAATCACTTTTATGTGATTATTATTTGGAAATGCACCGCAACCTTTAATTTTTACATTAAAAGGTTTAAATTCAGATACAACATTTGCTATTTTGCTTTCTAATAATTTCAAACCTTCAGTATCGATTTCTCCAAAGAATTTCAAGGTCAAATGGAGATTCAATAATTCGACATACTTTATATTAGTATCAATTTGTTTAAATTGTTTAATTACCTTATTAATTTTTGGTTTTAAATCATCATCCAAATCTATAGCCAAGAATGCTCGTATCTGTGACATATTATAACCTCATTGTTCAATAATTGTTTCATCAATAGCTATCCCAAAGTGACGTGCGTTGGTCTCAATATAGACTTTAACTTTATCACCAGGTTTAACATCAGCTACTGATAATGGATCATTGTTTTCATCAACTATTCTAATAGTTTCTGCATTTTGCAAGAGTGTTCTGATAGTTTTACCTTCATATTCTGCTTCAAGCAATAACAAAGGTCTTCTTTCGATTTTGCTTCTTCCGACATATGCAGTTCTGGTTTCACCTTCAGTATTGACAATCAATACTTCATCACCAGCTACAAGTTCAGCCAAATACCTAGTTTTATTTCCAGGAACCATCACATATGCTTGAACTGGACCTGCATTTACTCTAAATGGTCTTGAAGCTACATATTCACTTTCCAGTGATTCTGAATGGACTAAAAACATTGATTTAGAGTAAGAACCAATTAACATACCTTCGCCAGGTTTCATCATGTCAGTTGTGTCCACACATACTCTATCGCCTGAACCTAATGGTTTTACTTTAGTTACAGTAGCTAATTTTAGTTCATATTTGACTTGTGATGCTTCAACAACGTTTTGTGCAATTTTTTTAATGTTATTGAAGTCATTTGCTTCAAATATTACTCCATCAGTTCCATGTTCCAATGTTTCAAGTGCAACACGAGCACCATCTACATCACGGACTGCTGCGATAATTTCTACATCAAATTTTTGTAAATCAGCAATAATGTTTTCAAGTGGAATAATTGTCCAGTCAGTACCAATCAAGATAATGTAATCAACAATAGAACCTAATTTTACAGCTAATTGTTCATGAGCTTTATCAGTGATTTTTATATAGGCACATACAGTTTTCCCTTCGCTTTTTGCTTTTTTTGCATTAGCAATATCAGTTGAATCAGTGAAATCATCATTTAATTCAACAAAGCCATCTCCTTCACCGTTAATACCTACGAGATAAATGTCTGCATCATCAGTGTTTGCAATGATTTTTACATTACCGAGTTTTCTGATTTCTTCAATGTCATCAAAGTCCAAAACATGGTCAATTCCAGATTCCATTGCAGTAGTAATCATTTCTTTTTTATCTTCCCATAATTCATCAGGAGTGCTTATCCAAGCGAATTTGTTTTGCATTTTAATACACCTATTTTAAGAATTTTAAAGCTTCGTCAACTTCTAAATCGTTGTGAACAACTTCGGAAATAGCTCTTGTGATTTTACCAGGGTTTTCAGATTGGAACAAATTACGTCCGAATGCAACACCTGCTCCACCAACATCAAGAGAATCTTTTACCATTTGTAATAACTCTTCATCGGTTTCTACTTTTGGACCGCCTGCAATAACTACAGGTACAATTGCACCTTCAACAACTTCTTTGAAGGAATCTGGATCTCCAGTATAATTAGTTTTTACAATATCTACTCCAAGTTCAGAACCTACACGTGCAGCATGTTTTACGAATTCTACATCATGTTCATTGTCTACTTTTTGTCCTCTTGGGTACATCATTGCAAGAAGAGGCATTCCCCAGTATGCACAAGTTTCAGCAACTTCACCTAATTCTTGTAACATTTGACTTTCTGTTTCACTTCCAAGGTTTACATGGATAGATACAGCGTCAGCACCAAGTTGGATTGCTTTTTCTACGCTTGTTACGGTTACTTTATCGTTTGGGTCTGGTGCAAGTGAAGTACTTGCAGACAAGTGTACGATTAAACCAATATCTTTACCGTAACCACGGTGTCCTTGTTGTACAATACCTTTGTGCATTAAGATTGCATCTGCTCCACCTTGAGAGATTTCTTCTACTGTTTTATCTATATCAATAATACCTGGAATTGGACCGCTAGATACACCGTGATCCATAGGTGCGATAACAGTTCTACCAGTATTTCTATTGATGATTCTTTCTAAACGAATCTTTTTACCTATCATTATTATAACCTCTTTATAGTTATGAATAGTATATATCTTTATTAAAGTATATAAATATTAATTGTACAATAATATACAATTAAATGACTCTTTTTGAATAAAATATTAAATTTTATTTGTAAAAAATGAATAAAAATAAATATTTACACTATGAATTATTTAAACATGATATTTAACTAGATTAAAGTGTAAAGTTTATAATCCCATTATTTTTTAATAGAAGGAGTCCATAATTCAAATTCCTTGATTTGTGGTGGAATTCCTGAATCATGATAGGAATCAAGATAACCTTCACATGACATATAATCCTCACCGCTACTAACTGATGAGTTAAAGAACTCCAAAATACCTCTATTCCTAATAAAAGTATGTTTTGGTTTGAATGTTGATGACCAAATATAAAATACCTTAAAAACAGTATCCGGATGATATCCTCCACCTAAATCAATAGACAATATATCACATTTTTGAATTTTCTTAAAAACTTCAAGCAATGTTTCATGAAGACGCACATCAGCATTAATGAATTCCAGATTATCATTAGCCAGTTCATTCATTTTAGATATTGCCTCAGGAGAATTATCCAAAGCAATAATCTGTGAATCTTTGAAGTTATCCAATAGAATTCTTGTTGTATTTCCGACATGGCATCCAAGTTCTATGATTGTATCGCCATTTTGGGTTAAATCCAAGATTTGATTTCTATAATTTTTAACATCATAGCTAAGTTTAATCATAAATTATACCATTGTTGTTTAGTTTATCTACATGTAATTCTTCAATATTTAATGTTTTGAAAACATCTTCATTATATGATAATGCAAATACAGTATTTCCAAGCATAGCCATTGAACTACCCAAAATATCATCCATTGATTCAAAATACTCAATTTGTTTTTTCACTTCATCAGACATCAGGTTGGTTTCCCGTGAAAATTTATTTGAAAACTCCAAGAAATTATCCAAAGTAGGCTCCTCTTCAAATAATTCAAGATATTTCAAGGCAACTTCTGAAATAATTTTTTTATGATTTGGATCAGTTATTATTTCAGATGTCTCAATTGGACCAAAAGTTTTGTATGCAATATAGACATCATGATTAAATGATTTGATTTCACCAATTCCCGGTGCACCTGGTTTTGTTCTTAAAACCAAACCATTACCTGTTTGTGCTATCACATCACCTAAACCAGCACCTAAATTGACTTCAGCCATATGTGCAATTTGACCGCACAATTCATTGGAATATCCTAAATTTAAAAAATCGTTTAAAGCAAGTGTTAAACTTAATGCTGAAGCAGCAGATGTTCCAAATCCCGCACCTATTGGAAGTTGAATATCTTGAATAATTTTAAAATTAGTATCATTTAAATTCAGAATACCTAAAACTTCACGAATTATAGTGTCATCACCAAGATTAACTTCATATTCAAATCTATCTGAATCTATTATTGTGGTTTTAACACCTTTTGTGAGTAAAAATCCTACTCCACATGAACCATTTTTCAATTTGGATTCATGATTTTCAATATTAAAAAAACCAGTAACATGGCCTGGAACAAAAACGCTCATAATTAGTAATTGTCAATTAAAATAATTAAAATTTATTATTTTTTAAATTTTCTCAAATCCAGTTTCCAGTTTTTATAGGCAAGTTCATTATCTGTTTCTCTCCACTCAAGATTTTCACTTAAAACTTTTTTCTTTAACACTTCAAGACTGTGGGATTTTAAATCAGATCCACGATAATGCCAGAAATCATCTTTTTTATAGACATTTAAAAAACCAGTAACATTATTCTTGTCTATTTCAAGAGATTTTTCTGCTAGATTATTATCCAAAACTCTCCATTTCAGACCATAAAGACTAACAAGTACTTCCAATTCTTTCAATGTTTGAGCTTTAATTGATTTATCCCCAAACTGATATTCCCAGCTCATATCATCCAATTGATATACGTTCATAAATCCTGAAAACTTCATGATTATAACTATATTTTAAAGAAATATAAATTTTTATAGTTCTGTTTATTTTATAAAAAAAGAAGAAAAAGATATGTAATTAACATATCCTATATTATTTTTAGTTTTTTAGCTGTTTTTTCGTCAACTTCACCAGTTATTTTTAATCCTTTTGCTTTTTGGAATTGTTTTACCACTTTGCCTTATTACCTGTAAAATTACATCTGGAAATTAATCCATTTGAACCTCTAAAAGAAACAGCACCAACAGAAATACCCATCATCTGTTTCTCTAACATTAAGTTTCACATTATTATTAGTGAAAGTGGAGTTAATTAATTTACCATTATTACCTTTTCCAATCAATAGCTCCAGCATATTCAATTGCATAATTTGAATTGAAAGTAGAATTAACTATATAAAAACTATCTGCAGCTGAATCAACATATACTGCACCTCCAGTTCCACCGTAATATCCATTAAGTCTATCTGCAATACAATTAGTAAAAGTACAATTTATTACAGAACCATTATTAGCAGCACACCAGATTGCTCCACCATAACCTAAACTTACCTGATCGTTTTCAAATGTACAGTTTATTATTTGACAATTATCTACACCGGATTCCCAGTGAACAGCTCCACCAGACCAGGTTCTAACAATCTCAGGATCTGCATTGATTAATTTCATATTTTTAAGAACAATATTTTTTGCTTGGAAACAGAATATCCTATTCTTATTCCCTGCATCAACAGTATGACCATTACCATTGATGATAGTTCCCTCATTTTTAATATAAATTACATTATCCAATGTAATATCATTTATCCACATCTATTGTTCCACCAACATTTTCAACAGCATTCTCAAATTCACTGAAAGTTTTTACATGAACAGAATCACTTGTCAAAAACATCATCAGTATCAGTTGATAAAACCTCAACATGTTCTAATGAATTATCATCAACACTATTTACAACATCATCAGTAACATTATCTGAGGCATTAACTGTGGAAACACATAAAAATATGAATTAAAATTAAACCATAAATTCTATATTTCATCATTTAATAATTATATGATACGTAATATATAACGATTAATTAAAAAAAGTAGATTTTTAATTAAAATAAAAAAAGTGTAATAGTTATTACTACACATATACATTATACAAATGATAGATTATTTTGGAAATATTCTTGAATGGAAAAAATGAATGAAGAATATTATGAATTATTAATTTTATCAAATGCATTACCAATATATTCTTCAATAACTTCTTCTCCAAATGGTTTAGGTATAAAACCAACGAAAGAAGAATTTTCTAAAACCTTTTCTTTAGTACCTTCATCGGTGTTAGCAGAAGCAAAAATAATCGGAATGTTAAACTTTGAAATCTCCTCTGCTGCAACAATACCATTAATTTCCCCTTTTAATTTAATATCCATAATAACTAAATCTGGAGATAACTCCTTTGCTGAGTCAATAGCATCTTGACCATTATCCACAACATCAACAACATCATATCCTAATCCCATTAGAATAAATTTTAAATCCAAAGCAGTAATTGCTTCATCCTCAACAACTAAAATCTTTTCATTCATAACTAACCATCTTTATTTCAATTATTTAATGGGAAATGTTAAAACAACTCCCAAACCATTCTCATTTATTATTTCATATTCAGCATCCATTTGACTAATAAGTGAAGTGATTATTTGCCAACCTAATCCTTTAGATTTTAAAGCAGTATTATCATCCACACCAATACCATTATCATTGTATTCAAAGCAACAGAACATCTCACCATCTTTTTCAATTAATTTTAATGATTTATAAATAGTTTTATTGATCGAATTATCATCAAATGCATAATTAAATGTATTTACTGTCAATTCATTGATAATCAAAGATAATGGAGTTATAACATTAATAAAGTGAAATTAATCATCAATTTCACGAATAAAATTAATTCCATCAACTAATGATCTATTATACAACTGTTTATCCAAATCTTCTAAGAATATTGGAACATTCATATTGTTCATGTTTTCATCTTTATAAATTCTCTCATGAATTAAAGCAAGTGATCCAATACGTCTTTCTGTAATATCAATAATTTTTTCATATTCACCTTATGGAATCTTTTCTCCAAATTAATGAAACTCATAATTATTTGAAGATTATTTCTCACACGATGATGAACCTCCTGAAGTAAAACAGTTTTTTCATGATCTGTTTTGATTAAATTATTGGTATATTCTTTTTCTTTTGTAATATCCTGAGCAGACATGTTAAGACGAAGGAAATTGCCATCATCATAAATATTCCTTGCAGTAGCCCTTATGAACTTAGTCTTTCCTGATTCAGTAGTTAATACAAAATCATCAATTATAAACTCATCATCTTCTATGTTATTCAACATATTTTCTATTTTAATGTGATCATCATAGTCCATTAATGGAATGAATATGTTTGTATCCTCATCCCCTTTCCTTGGTCCACGATCAATGAGTTTATAAGTTTCAGGAGACCAATAATACTTACCATCAGCATCCATATAATGAATAGCAAGAGATGTAGACTCCAGAATATCTTCTACAACAGAAGATAATAATTTTAAGGATTCATTCTGTTTTATTAATTTCTCTTCCCTTTTTACATCTGTTGTAATATCCTGATTTCCAGCAACAAAGTAAACTTCACCATCAATAATATCTTTTTGAAGAATGAAATGCAATCTACGGATATCGTTATCATCATATTGATAATCAAAAGTATAATCCATTTTATCCAATTCATCTGAAAGAACTTTATTATATAACTTTTCATATGTTCCATCATCAAGAACTCTTGAATTGAATTCTTTCATAATCTCTTCTTCACTGACACCATTGAAATCTTTATGGAATCCCAATTCAGAAACATAATCCTTACAGTAATGGAGATTAGCTACTTTTTCCGCTTCTTTAGTGAACATGGTTCCCCTTTCAGGACTAACTACATAATTACCTGTTTCGAATTGCATATTCATTTTAGATACAATCTTATCAAAAATTGCGTTATCAGCACGAGTATTGTACTCATCAGTTAAATCCTTGATTCCCCCTAAATAGAATTGTTTACCATTAATAATTCTTTTAGTGAATAAAACCTGTATTTTTAAAATTTTTCCAGTTTTAGGATCTTTATAATCATAAACATCAATCATTTTATCAAGATCCCCAGAATAAACTTTACTTCAGCAACATTATTATTCAAATATCTTTGAATATCATCAAATGTTGATCCTGAAAGATCATGGGTTGTACTTAAGATATCACCAGTTTGAGAATTATCCAATAAACTACCTTCATTTACTGAAGCCACATCAGATGAATCTGAAGTAGTACCTAAAACATCATCAATACCATTTGTAGCATCATTGTTTAAACTAACATCTTCTGCTGCACAAGCAGCACCAACTAAGGACATACATAAGAATAAAGTAAAAATAATTAATAAACTATTAATTATATTTCTCTTAATACATATTCCTCCTAGATATACAATTTTTCACATACACATATAATAAATCAAATTTATTATACCACTAGAAAACTTCTAGATTTCATACATAAAAGACATTAGTTAAATGGTGTGGTGTACTTTACTAATTTATTGATATAGAGAGAATTAGATAACCAAAACCTTTTACAATAAATAAATCTATTTTATGATTATATATATACATTTCTAAATAAGTTATAATAATTATTT is a window of Methanobrevibacter sp. DNA encoding:
- a CDS encoding CatA-like O-acetyltransferase, which encodes MKEIEFNLDENPFINFLSARYAMNARINVEKLWNWCHENDKSFFVMSLGCLMNSVNSVPELKRRIIDGKVIEHDSLDGVSPIMDEGNKIYREMRVKTPQEFTDILEWHDYVKNLSGKILSGKEEGFTIEMERRDFENIANFSCIPWVDFDMITNCAVNGQAIQPLITWGKVNEKYEMSISITVSHIFVNGRELGYFYENAQKEFNKF
- the npdG gene encoding NADPH-dependent F420 reductase, whose translation is MIVSIIGGTGPQGLGIAKRLAIEGVEVIVGSRKEEKALDIVANTKEELADYDLNMTGMANEDAAKAGNVLIITVPLVAQKPTIEGIKEFCKDKIVMDATVPLETAIGGKPSRFIDLMEGSAAERTASILEGTGAKVICAFCNISNSHLANIPEDIECDCLIAGDDNESKVIAAEIIDKIPGIKTVDCGILEKARIIEKITPLLIGLNIKYKSHYGGLRITGIPALDKE
- a CDS encoding DUF2284 domain-containing protein; the protein is MSEIIKLTADVDVDEYFEKYVDFEKFSKLCIDEQEKVGYNWNYPPYDFDVDEFWKSYNKLKIIAFKIEFSQEELDHTFEEQELEFILKRFERVKGRLMNDIYVLENEDALGLYMGKCNLCMRCTREFGMPCKMPVKMRYAIEGLGADVDKTIEDLFGYKILYAHDGKLPEYLIFVGGLLYDKK
- a CDS encoding MATE family efflux transporter produces the protein MNDNKTEDIDLIVNHPKKAINKLALPIIISNLFLMLNNIIDGIWVSGLGPGPLAAVGFMTPLFLAMVGLANGLGAGSNSLIARCIGAEDYHGAGNSAIHSIMLSIIVTIIATIVILIILKPLLLMIGAGDVIDASMAYGSIVILGIFSIFLPAMMSAIFRSQGEIKRASYPLMFTGIINMILDPIFIYVLNWGVAGAALATVIAGTIPMLLMIYWMFVKRDSFLEVKMSEYKTNLTIYKDILIVGIPASLEQFIISFVSILMNYWLTLLSGTIAVAAYTATWRLIALGISPSLGIGIAALTVGGAAYGAKNYENLKTALTYGAKLGLIASTIICACLFIFAEPLSFIFSYSADSSVLGPRLVEALRILSFFLLLMPLGVLAGNIFQSMGKGGLSLLLTVLRSFILEILFAALFAFGFHMLDVGIYAGIVCGMAVGSVIGYIYVNYYLRKHRDYFN
- the cca gene encoding CCA tRNA nucleotidyltransferase, with amino-acid sequence MDYSLILKDIKPTPVETKEIDNVSSRIITFLQLLCDESDIGAKVNLVGSVAKHTVLKGKSDIDIFIAFPLDTDKKFLKEIGLDLAHKCCEEFKSIPEHHFASHPYVTTHIEGCEVDIVPCYAIEDGSQLKSAVDRTILHTRFVKANLKEGQEDEVLLLKRFMAMTGTYGSEFKVGGFAGYLCELLIIHYGTFENTLKEAIKWQYGHSIDLMNYGTSKLFNDPLIVIDPTDMNRNVGAALRLNKLSEFIQSARNYIFSDNKKDYFYPLTRNLNKDDLIEEFNRRNSDIIAIKFNIPDIPLDTLHPQLKKTTEALERKLNDDEFNVFKADYWSDELLTCVILLEMASSTLNDVKVNVGPKVFFNKACENFVKKYGRENCYIQDDFLVHMQKRDFNNAVGLIEHIFTQEHIGLIKVGKNLKKNIINTYEFIELKDIASDEFLDDFIHPGQHIIR
- the thpR gene encoding RNA 2',3'-cyclic phosphodiesterase; translation: MSQIRAFLAIDLDDDLKPKINKVIKQFKQIDTNIKYVELLNLHLTLKFFGEIDTEGLKLLESKIANVVSEFKPFNVKIKGCGAFPNNNHIKVIWVGIDEDSIIKELHDKLDSEFVKLGFDKDKRFSTHLTIGRMKSAKNKNQVKSAIEEFSNIEIGEMTVANITLKKSTLTPSGPIYEDLKVFEL
- a CDS encoding 3-dehydroquinate synthase II → MQNKFAWISTPDELWEDKKEMITTAMESGIDHVLDFDDIEEIRKLGNVKIIANTDDADIYLVGINGEGDGFVELNDDFTDSTDIANAKKAKSEGKTVCAYIKITDKAHEQLAVKLGSIVDYIILIGTDWTIIPLENIIADLQKFDVEIIAAVRDVDGARVALETLEHGTDGVIFEANDFNNIKKIAQNVVEASQVKYELKLATVTKVKPLGSGDRVCVDTTDMMKPGEGMLIGSYSKSMFLVHSESLESEYVASRPFRVNAGPVQAYVMVPGNKTRYLAELVAGDEVLIVNTEGETRTAYVGRSKIERRPLLLLEAEYEGKTIRTLLQNAETIRIVDENNDPLSVADVKPGDKVKVYIETNARHFGIAIDETIIEQ